The nucleotide window TATAAAAGCAAAGGAAGTCTATATGGATTGGTTAGATCAAATTGAATATAAGGTGGTGATTAAAGATACAATTCCTGAAGATATTGGAGTATAATAAAAAACCGACAAAATTTGTCGATTTTTTATTTTAGGTATTAATGCAATCTGTATATTCGTTTTGCTTCTTCAGCTTCAGGCATATATAAGAAAGGCCCTATTGTCATTACACGCATCATTAAATTTTCTTTTAAGAAAATTTCAAAATCCATGTAATTTCCGGAAGCAATGGCACCCGGTTTCCTGATTAATTCATATGAATTAGATCGAGGCCTTCTGTTTACGTGTAATACAAACCAAAACACTTGTTGGTTTTCATCAAATGTTGAGTCTAATTCATGTGGATCATCTTGAATTTTATAAAATATAAAGGATTTTTTCGCTTCAATATAATCATTGAAAGGACCTATAGCCATTTTTGATCCGTCACCCAGATATTTCCAAAGAATTCGGTCATATTCTTTAACTGTTCCGTGATCAACTTTTGCTCCTTTTCTTCGAAGTTCATAACTGACATATCCGGTATTGTTGTCTTCAACTTCTCTTACACTTACATAAAACCAATAAACTAATCTGTTTTCATCCAAATCATCACTGTAACTTATTTGTGCTTGTGATTTGTCTGCAACAAAAATGCCTGATAATAATAGTATTGCAGTTGCAAATACTGTTTTAATGTAATTTTTCATAATTTTTAATTTACGTTTGATTTTGTTCCTTGTTAATTTTGGTATTATAATAAAAACTACAAACAATATGCCGAAGATAAGAAATTTTTTGCAGATAATAATCTCTCTTTGCCTATGCCTCTTATAATTTGGTATTTAAAATTATAAAGTTCAAGTTCTTGGCGATATTTAATAAATAGTTCATTTCTTTTTTCTCCGTTGTTAATTCTTATATCATCCGGTATCCATTCAATATCCGGATAACAAAGTAAATAACAATCCGGTTTAATTGATTTCAGAGCATTTTCCAAAAGTTTCGGAACTTTATTAAACACTTCATTGAACCATATCTTTGTAATTATTAATCCTGTATCAAAAAAAACAAATTTATTAGCCTTATTGTAGTTCTTTGTTAATTCTTTAATTTGATGTTTTGTTATATTTAAAACATCATTATAATCGTATTTATTATTCCTTTGTTGAATATATTTTCTTGCATATTCAGGAATATAAATTGTATTGAACTCTTTAGACAGAAATTCTGCAATAGTTGTTTTTCCGGTTGATTCAGGGCCTGTAATTATTATCTTCTTTATTAATTTTTTTTTAATCAATTAATTAGATTTAATGATATCTACAATTCTTACTTCATAAATTAAAGAAGAAAAAGGAGGGATTAAGCCGACTTGATCCCCTTTATATGCATAGTCGGAATGAATTATCAGAATTGCTAAAGCATCTTTTTTCATTTTAGCGATTGACAATTCCCAACCGGGAATAACCGGATCTTTTTTAAATGCATAATATTGAGGATTCTCAAAATCTGCTTCATCAAAAACAATTTCAGGATCGCTTAATAAGTATCCTTTGTAAACTGAAACAACTGTATCACCCGATGCAGGCAAATCAGAAACTAAGGTTTCGGGTGATGAAAACCCGGTATTAATCAAGTATAATCCGTCTTCTATGGTGTCAATATTCTTATATTCAACATTTGCAAGATATTCTTCAAGTAATGCTTTCTCAATATCTTTTTTTTCTTTATTACAAAATGAAAATAAAACAACTAATAGAATCAATACTAAATATTTGTAATATGTTTTCATTACGAATTAATTGTATAAAAGTAAGGCGACTCTTGTTGAACCGCCTTAGTCTTCGGTTTATTTGTTACGCGCTACTCTAAAACCGTAATTGAAATTTGTTTTTGCGGCTTTAGGCCCGTCACGGCTGGTAACTTTTGCAAGTTCTTCTCTGTAGTGCCAAGAACCGCCTCTTAATACTCTGTAAGGCTGTGCTGTGCTGTAAAAAGGATCTTTTTCAGGAGATGAAGCATAAAAATTTGATTTGTAATAATCACTACACCACTCCCAAACGTTCCCGCTCATGTCATAAATGCCTAATTCATTAGGCTTTTTTGTTTTTATTTTTTTAGGGCCTACTAATTTTGAGGTTTCGTCATACCATGCTACATCATTAATATTGTTACTTCCGCTGTATTTGTAATTTTGACTTTTATTTCCGCCTCTTGCTGCAAATTCCCATTCGGCTTCGGTAGGTAATCGATAACCGTTTTTACTTCTGTCCAAATCCCATCCGCCGTCTGCATTTTTTTTATAGCATTTTTCTAAACCGTTTTTTGCACTTAACCAATTACAATATTTAATTACGTCATACCAAGAAACATGGTGCATCGGAAAATTAGCATCCCATCCCCACCAAGATTTACCGGATGATACATAAAACATTTGAGTATATTTATGTGAATCCATCCATTCTTTATCGGGTGGAGAAGGCATTTTTTTTCCTGTTGAACTTGAAAATTGCTTATATTCACTTACTGTTACTTCATGCTCACAAATGTAAAAAGAACTGACAGTTACTTTATGTGCCGGTTTTTCTTCCGGTACACCTGTATTTGACCCCATCATAAATGTTCCGCCTTCCACTAAAATCATCTTCGGAGATTGTGCGAAAACACCGGACTGAATATATAAAATTGAAAAAAATAAAAGGAATGCTTTTAATATTGAATTTTTCATGTTTCTTTTTTTATAATTTTCAAAAGTCTCTGTATATTTAAACTCTAAACGATAAAAATGACAGATTTTGTGTAAAAATAACGTTTTTATTATAATTTAACAAAAATAATAAATTTTTAGAAAATTAAATATTCCTGCCATATTTTAACGGATAAAATAATTATTTTATAAATGTAATAAATATTAACAAAATCTATTAAATGTAATTTTTTATAATTTAGGGAATGATTTTTTTTCATTTTTTTATTAACTTTTTTAAAAATCAAATTATGTATCTTATTATCAAAAAATTATAAGTTAAATTAAAAAAATTAACAGTAAAACATCATTTAATTCATGTAATATACACCTAACAGAATGTATAGTAACGTATAGTAGTCAAAGGGATTGCCGGCATAAAATATGCGATATGATATTTAAAAAAATATTTGCAGCAGATGAACAATAAAAATGCCGATAAAAAAATTTTACTTGCTGAAGGATTTGCACCCAGCAGAAATGTTATGGTAGAAATTTTGAAAGTATTAGGGTATAAATACAAAACAGCAGATACAGGTTATGATGTTATTTTATCAATAAAGAATAATAAATTTGATTTAATGCTTTTAGACCTTGAATTGCCGCAATTCGATGGTTTTGAAACCATAGAACATATACGCAGAAACTTAAATTATCCGGAAAATACGATACCTGTTGTTGCAATGACTAATAGAGATTTTTCTTCTGAATTTAATCAAACGTACAAGGAAGAAGGTTTTGATGGTCTTATTATTAAACCATTTTCTCTTGATGATTTGGATCATATTATTAAAGAAATATTATTTCGTCCGAAAAAAAGAGAAAAAAATGTATTTTCCGATTAAAAGAGCCGTTTTACGGCTCTTTTTTTCTTATCAATTTTTTTTTGTATAATTGTTATAAAATAATTTCTAAATTTAAAAATATATAACAATGAGTAAATCTCCAAAAATAGCAATAATTTTATCGGGAAACGGTGTATATGATGGTGCGGAAATTCATGAATCAACAATGACTATGCTGGCTGTTGACAAGCAAGGCGGTGAATATGAACTGTTTGCACCGGACATTGAACAACACCATGTTATTAATCATTTAACCGGAGAAGAAACGGATGAGAAAAGAAATGTATTAGTTGAAGCTGCCAGAATAGCGAGAGGTAATATAAAACCCTTATCAGATCTTGATGTAGCTGATTTTGATGCGGTGATGTTTCCGGGAGGCTTTGGTGTAGCAAAGAATTTATCTGATTTTGCTTTTAAAGGTGCAGATTGTACTGTTTTACCGGATATTGAAAATACTATTAAAAAAGCTGTTTCTCTCGGCAAACCAATTGGTGCATTATGTATTTCTCCGGCTGTAGTTGCAAAAGTATTGGAAGGTGTTAAAGTTACAATTGGTCAAGATCAAGGTACAGTTGCTGTTATTAACAATATGGGAGGAAATCATATAAACACATCTCACGGTGAAGTAACAGTTGACGAAAAATTTAAAGTCGCTACAACCCCCTGCTATATGCTTGATGCTACAATTTCTGATATAGCGAACGGAGCTGAAAATGTTACAAAAGCTGTATTTAAGATGATTAATTGATAGTTTGCATACGATTGATGCCCCGTAGAGACGGACTCCGAAACAAAATCGGAGCAAGTTCTGAGTCTGTCTCTCTTTATCGCATATTGTCGCAACAAAAAAACAGACCTGCGTCTGTCTCTTTTCTATTCAGATTTTTTTTCTAAATTTGTGCTTCTTGATTATATAATTTATGCGTCAAAATACAAAATCTGTTAAGATTCCGACTTTATGGCAATCTTTTATTCCAATTATTTTTCTTATAATATTACTTTCATTAAATGTTTTTATTTGGGGTGATGATACTTTGGACGGTTCTAACCAAATTGCATTACTGTTAGCAGCTGCCGTTGCAAC belongs to Bacteroidales bacterium and includes:
- a CDS encoding response regulator — translated: MNNKNADKKILLAEGFAPSRNVMVEILKVLGYKYKTADTGYDVILSIKNNKFDLMLLDLELPQFDGFETIEHIRRNLNYPENTIPVVAMTNRDFSSEFNQTYKEEGFDGLIIKPFSLDDLDHIIKEILFRPKKREKNVFSD
- a CDS encoding formylglycine-generating enzyme family protein, whose amino-acid sequence is MILVEGGTFMMGSNTGVPEEKPAHKVTVSSFYICEHEVTVSEYKQFSSSTGKKMPSPPDKEWMDSHKYTQMFYVSSGKSWWGWDANFPMHHVSWYDVIKYCNWLSAKNGLEKCYKKNADGGWDLDRSKNGYRLPTEAEWEFAARGGNKSQNYKYSGSNNINDVAWYDETSKLVGPKKIKTKKPNELGIYDMSGNVWEWCSDYYKSNFYASSPEKDPFYSTAQPYRVLRGGSWHYREELAKVTSRDGPKAAKTNFNYGFRVARNK
- a CDS encoding FKBP-type peptidyl-prolyl cis-trans isomerase gives rise to the protein MKTYYKYLVLILLVVLFSFCNKEKKDIEKALLEEYLANVEYKNIDTIEDGLYLINTGFSSPETLVSDLPASGDTVVSVYKGYLLSDPEIVFDEADFENPQYYAFKKDPVIPGWELSIAKMKKDALAILIIHSDYAYKGDQVGLIPPFSSLIYEVRIVDIIKSN
- the elbB gene encoding isoprenoid biosynthesis glyoxalase ElbB encodes the protein MSKSPKIAIILSGNGVYDGAEIHESTMTMLAVDKQGGEYELFAPDIEQHHVINHLTGEETDEKRNVLVEAARIARGNIKPLSDLDVADFDAVMFPGGFGVAKNLSDFAFKGADCTVLPDIENTIKKAVSLGKPIGALCISPAVVAKVLEGVKVTIGQDQGTVAVINNMGGNHINTSHGEVTVDEKFKVATTPCYMLDATISDIANGAENVTKAVFKMIN
- a CDS encoding ATP-binding protein → MIKKKLIKKIIITGPESTGKTTIAEFLSKEFNTIYIPEYARKYIQQRNNKYDYNDVLNITKHQIKELTKNYNKANKFVFFDTGLIITKIWFNEVFNKVPKLLENALKSIKPDCYLLCYPDIEWIPDDIRINNGEKRNELFIKYRQELELYNFKYQIIRGIGKERLLSAKNFLSSAYCL